Part of the Nicotiana tabacum cultivar K326 chromosome 20, ASM71507v2, whole genome shotgun sequence genome, CAATTTAAGCAGGTAAAGTGGAGACAAGTAACAATGCAGCCATTCGAACTTgatcttcaagaattaatttggCAAGTAActtaaagaaaaatagaaaagaaagctAAGCCCTATGTATCTGTCATTGTGATATTGCTGCATTAAACCAATTCTCTCTTTTGCCGACTGTTGGGTATCGACTCCGGACTCTCAAACAACTTAAGACATACTCCGCTAAGAAAACCAGTATAACAACTAAAAACTTGAAGTATCAATCTGCTTCTTACCGGAGGACTGATTAGAGGAAGCTTTCCTGTTAATTTGGAGAAAAGAACTGATATCCATCCGTAAGCTTCAATAATAAGTAGGGGGATGCCAAACAAAGGCTTCTTTGTCCGAGTGATCATGGCAGCTATGTCAAAAACTTCCTTAAATGATGCATTCTCCCCAGTAAGAAGATATCTTTCACCTGGTTTGCCTTTGTCCATAGCTGCAATATGCCCGTCAACCACATCATCAACATGGCTAAAAGAAAACCTGTCATTTGCTTGGCCAATGTAACCAGGTAAACGCCCATTAAAGCGTTCAATTATCTGACAAAGCAATATCTGACAACTCAATATCACATAAATTTCATATGTTTGACAAATAAAATTACAGCAGCTAATTAGTAAAATTGCTAAATACTACAATTGCAAGATGAacattgacctcaaaatttttgTTTGTTGCAACttaatttttaccttttttagttGGTTAATACCCTTCAAATTTACACATTGAGGAAGTTTTCCCTTCGGTTAGATTTTATTTGACACATCGGCAAATAGAAAATTCCTGTTTAtctcctttttaccacttttctcatcttcttccttttcactcaaaatttcttttgtGTCGGAGCCATATTGGCAAACTTCATGCTTCATTTCTCCTCTTCATATTTTCTTCACAAATTCCTCTATCCTACTCCTTTCTTCTTCTCTGCTCTTTCCCcttacttttgtttttttttctttgttctccattttcattttccttctatacctcttcatcttcttcctccaCCCATCTCCAATTTCTCATCATACATTGTCTAGACAAGTCTAATGATGCACCTCTTCTACCCTTCTGCTACTTTCCAGCCACttatttctattttctattttgtaTCTTCCTTCTTCCACTTACAACCAAAGTCGGTAAAAGAAATTTAAATGATTAGTTGCTAATTCTAGGGAAAAGGAGGAAACTGAATTAAATACAAACGACCCCTCTAACCAAATGAGAAGTTAGGCATCATTGAACATGTTTTAGTCTTGGGTGAAGCAGTCATTTTGCATGCAATGATAAAACAATAAAATTTTTTGAATCCACTACAAGAACATTGCCAGTGTAGCTATTACCAAAATCCATAACATCAAAACGATTACTTTTGATCTCAACCGTTAATTGAAATATAATTAGATCCAAACATCCTGCTCAATCAATGAAAGGGAGGAAAAAGGATGAAACATTTACCATACGTGCAACGATATTTCCAGCTGTGACCTTTCCTGGACCATATATAACTCCTGGATAAACAGGCACAATTGGCATTCCTTCAGATGCAGCATCTAATGCAACTTTATCAGCAACAACTTTCGATTTCTCATACTCCGTACAGAAAACTTTTCCACTGTGGGTCTGTATTCAATAATATCTAGTCAAACTCTTGTGATAAAAGCACATCCAGACATATTAAATTCATCACTTAAGTGAACTGCCCATCTAGAACTAGAAGCTCAAAATGTTAAAATATGAGAACATCTATTTATTTGAGGTATAGGTATGTAGCTTGCCTACTAAACGTGTGGGCCTACTTCTTTTTCATGGGATAATATTAGTGTTTAGTGTTTATAGGTGACATGAAACTCAAGCACAAGACTTTTGCTTGCTGTGATACGTGAACCGTCTCATCCAAATCTTACATTGTTAAAAAAAGGAACACATTTATTTATTATACATCTGCAACAAAAGTTGATCAACTCTCATACCTGAGTTTCATCGGCAACATATCCGTCAGTTGATCCCAAGGCAAAAAACGATGATGTGTACACAATTTTCTCTATAGTGCCCGTTTCTTTATAAGCTTGCAACACATTCTTCAGCCCTCCAACATTGACCTATAAATGCAATTGAATGACATTGTAAATTCTAAAAGCAGCTATAATGGATACTTAAAAGTAGCAATAAAGAGTACACTTAGTATGGTTCGTGAAAGATATTTTCCTAGATGAAGTCAACAGTATTTGTAACATGTTTGTCTAAAGAAAATATTATGAATTGAAGTCATTTTCTTAGTTCCAACTGTTCCTCCTCATCGCTAGCTTCAATAGACATTATGGTCAATCTGTAGGAGTACTAGAGTATCACAAAAACCTAACCATTCCATCATCATTTAGTACACAAAAATATCAGAAAAAGACTATTCTTATAGGCTATCATTCCATCATCAATTAATACTCAGGAATATCATAAAACACTATTCTTATAACATACATTTAAATCTATctaagtttaagttttaaacTTACACAATGGGTCCCTTAAAAGGTAattgcaaataactctatttaaTATCATAGATAGGTAACCTCTAATAAATGGTAAATAACTTATTATAACATGTTAAATTACACAAATGGTGTACAAATCATTAGATTGTCTGTAAATAACCTAAATCTATCTAAATACCACACGTCACCTTCTTTTACACCTAaacactgaaaaatatttttctaagaaATAAAACAATATCTACGAAAAACATTTTCCGCCACGCCAATCACATTAGGAATTTGCACTCACGGAGCTGAATCTAGAAGGATCCGGAAGCCAAGGCTCGACTAAAGCGGCAGAGTGAAATATGTCGTGGCAACCGGAGCAAGCCAGAAGGAGTGACTGATAATCTGTAACATCTCCGAACACAAGCTCTAAAGTTCCGCCGCTACTTCCGCCGTCAGTAGGCGGAGGTAGAGAAGAAAGGTCGCTTGTACGGCGGACGAAGGCTTTAACAT contains:
- the LOC107803068 gene encoding uncharacterized protein LOC107803068 isoform X1 — encoded protein: MKKRIVLVTGASGYLGGRLCHQLFNGGHHVKAFVRRTSDLSSLPPPTDGGSSGGTLELVFGDVTDYQSLLLACSGCHDIFHSAALVEPWLPDPSRFSSVNVGGLKNVLQAYKETGTIEKIVYTSSFFALGSTDGYVADETQTHSGKVFCTEYEKSKVVADKVALDAASEGMPIVPVYPGVIYGPGKVTAGNIVARMIIERFNGRLPGYIGQANDRFSFSHVDDVVDGHIAAMDKGKPGERYLLTGENASFKEVFDIAAMITRTKKPLFGIPLLIIEAYGWISVLFSKLTGKLPLISPPTVSVLRHQWSYSCDKAKAELDYHPRSLKEGLSEVLPWLKSLGLIKY
- the LOC107803068 gene encoding uncharacterized protein LOC107803068 isoform X2 translates to MKKRIVLVTGASGYLGGRLCHQLFNGGHHVKAFVRRTSDLSSLPPPTDGGSSGGTLELVFGDVTDYQSLLLACSGCHDIFHSAALVEPWLPDPSRFSSVNVGGLKNVLQAYKETGTIEKIVYTSSFFALGSTDGYVADETQTHSGKVFCTEYEKSKVVADKVALDAASEGMPIVPVYPGVIYGPGKVTAGNIVARMIIERFNGRLPGYIGQANDRFSFSHVDDVVDGHIAAMDKGKPGERYLLTGENASFKEVFDIAAMITRTKKPLFGIPLLIIEAYGWISVLFSKLTGKLPLISPPICYSGVDSGAFAFGSMCDTLLS
- the LOC107803068 gene encoding uncharacterized protein LOC107803068 isoform X3 → MKKRIVLVTGASGYLGGRLCHQLFNGGHHVKAFVRRTSDLSSLPPPTDGGSSGGTLELVFGDVTDYQSLLLACSGCHDIFHSAALVEPWLPDPSRFSSVNVGGLKNVLQAYKETGTIEKIVYTSSFFALGSTDGYVADETQTHSGKVFCTEYEKSKVVADKVALDAASEGMPIVPVYPGVIYGPGKVTAGNIVARMIIERFNGRLPGYIGQANDRFSFSHVDDVVDGHIAAMDKGKPGERYLLTGENASFKEVFDIAAMITRTKKPLFGIPLLIIEAYGWISVLFSKLTGKLPLISPPTSVVLLL